In Acidobacteriota bacterium, the DNA window GGCGATGGCGTTGGCGCCATGGTGAATCGTCGCCACCGCTCCCAGCGAGCCGATGACGTAGACGTAGTGGGCTGTCCGCACGGCTTTGTAATCGATCAGCCGCTCGCGCTCGTCCTTGGGCGCCTTGGCCTCCTCGGGAGCCATCAGGACCACCACCAGGTGAGCCCCCACTTCAATAACCACCAGCACCGCTAAGCAATAGAAGAGCCCGCGCACCAGTCCCATGTCGGACCGAGGCTGCAGGGTCAGCGGCACATGAAGAAAAAAGAACCCCGCCACCAGCAGAATCGAAACCAAGAAAATCCAAGCACTCTTCTCACGAAACGACATACAACCTCCAGACCTGACCTAATGTAAAAAATTTTTTACACCGTGTCAATTATTTTCGCCATTATCTGCTTGACAAACCACGGGTCATTTTGTAGACTTGTGGAGTCATGAGGAAAGCAGCCATCACCGATCCCATCTTCCATCACGAGGACGCCGCCCGCGCGTTCCTAGAGGACCTGCTGTGGCCCGACGGCCCTGTCTGCCCGCATTGCGGATTCGAGGGCGGGGCCTATAAGCTCAAGCCGCGTCCCACCTCCAAGAGCCCTGGCCGTCAGGGGCTCTACAAGTGCAAGAAAAAGGAATGCCGAAAGCAGTACACCGTGACTGTCGGCACGATCTTCGAGCGCTCCCACATTCCCCTGCACAAGTGGCTGCTGGCCTTCCATCTCATCTGCGCGTCCAAGAAAGGCATGTCGGCCCACCAACTCCACCGAATGCTGGACATCGGCTATGAGGCCGCATGGTTCCTGTTCCATCGCATCCGCCATGCCATGACCGAGGAAGGCCCCTTCCAGAAGCTTCGCGGCATCGTGGAAGCGGACGAAACCTACGTGGGCGGCAAGCGCAAGGGAAAGCAATACGGCAGGGGACGCGGCACCAAGGGAAAGACCATCGTCCTGACCCTGGTTGAGCGCGATGGCCGAACCACGTCGCAGACCGTGGAGCGCGTCACGACCGATACCCTAGGCTCTGTCCTGGAAGAGTTGGCCGACCCATCCGCCCACCTGATGACCGATGAACTGGGCTCTTACATCAAGCCAGGCAGGGGGTTCGCCGCTCACTCCACTGTCCGCCACAGCGCGGGCGAATACGCACGGGGAGAGGTCCACGTCAATACGGCCGAATCGTACTTTGCCCTGCTGAAGCGTGGCATTGCCGGAGCGTTTCATCACGTCTCCAGAAAGCACCTTCACCGCTACCTGGCCGAGTTCGACTTCCGGTGGAACCACCGCAAGCTGGATGACTTCCAGCGGGCGCTAGCGGCTCTGCTGCGCACTCCGGGCAAGCGCCTGATGTACCAGAAGCCAGCATCAGCGGAAAACTGAGCGAAAGGCGTGGTATGCTGGATTCATGACCGAAAGCCGCGCCAAGAAGGGCAGCGAGAAGA includes these proteins:
- a CDS encoding IS1595 family transposase, which produces MRKAAITDPIFHHEDAARAFLEDLLWPDGPVCPHCGFEGGAYKLKPRPTSKSPGRQGLYKCKKKECRKQYTVTVGTIFERSHIPLHKWLLAFHLICASKKGMSAHQLHRMLDIGYEAAWFLFHRIRHAMTEEGPFQKLRGIVEADETYVGGKRKGKQYGRGRGTKGKTIVLTLVERDGRTTSQTVERVTTDTLGSVLEELADPSAHLMTDELGSYIKPGRGFAAHSTVRHSAGEYARGEVHVNTAESYFALLKRGIAGAFHHVSRKHLHRYLAEFDFRWNHRKLDDFQRALAALLRTPGKRLMYQKPASAEN